The sequence below is a genomic window from Desulfovibrio desulfuricans.
TTTGTCTGAGGCCTGCACCTCTCTTGTCGGGCAAACTCTGCAAGATTGGGAGTGTCTCATAGTTGATGATGGCTCATCTGATGGAACTGCCACAATAGCACAGGGGTTTTGCTCTGTAGATCCCCGTTTTCATCTTTTGCAACAGAAAAACTCAGGGGTTTCGGCAGCGCGCAACAAGGGGATTGAAGTAGCAAGAGGGGCATACTTGGCATTTCTTGATGCGGACGATATTTGGGAACCCAATACCGCTGCGCTCTTTTGCTCCTTGCTGGATGAAAACCCCGACTGTCGCGTCACATGGGGAGAAGCCATCCGCTTTGATACGGAGACAGGGGAGATCAAGCCAATCGTTTGGAAGAATTATTTCCCCATGGGAAACCCTTGGTATGATATGCTCATATATCATTACATCCCCATAAGCGCTGTGTGTATACGAAAGCAGGATTTGCCGGATACAATGCGTTTTCGGACTGATTTGACACATGCAGAAGACCGGGATTTTTTGCTGCGATTGCTAAAAAATGCAGTTGCAATTCCGCTGAATAAAGTAGTGCTGCGCAGTCGGCAGCACGAAGCCTCCGTCAGTAAAAATGCTGATGCAGCGCTTGCTGGTGAGATACGGGTAATGCGAGAGCATTTGGCTGACGCCGCATTGCCACGGCATGTCCGGCGCAGGGCGGAGTCTGCTTTGGCCTTTCGTTGTGCCGTCATTATGGCGTTTACTGGGGGGCAGTATGGGCGTGCACTCTTGTGGTATCTTAAGGCTGTTGTGTGCGATCCACTGAATATTAATAATTATCTCTTGCCGATACGTAAAATTTCAATGACCCTGCGCCATGCGTTGCGGCGGATTTTTTGAACCTGCTCGCAGAATATACGACTGCCGAACAGGATTTAGACAGGAGAGTTTTTATGCCCGCTGCACAACAGCCAAGTTGCGCTTTTTATACGATGCACGCCCACTGGCCTTGGATGCGGCAGACCGAAGATGGCCGGGGGGGAATGCCCGGCTGTCGCTTTTTGCTAAACAGGGAGGCTGCAGACACTCAGTGGCTTGCTGTCTTTGATGAACCCCCAGCACAATCCACAACACAGGTTCCCAAGGAACGCAGGGTGCTTTTTATTACAGAGCCGCCAGAGGTAAAGCCTTACCCTGCATCCTATTTGCGACAATTTGGCACGGTTATTTCTCCCTTTTTCATTAGAAATGCTCCTCGGGGAACTGTTTTTCTGGAAAACCCCTGCCTCAACTGGCATTATGGCGTTGATGTCGATTCTTGTTCCAGTGATCTGTCAAATCTTGATGCTTTTCGCTCCATGCCGATTCCCGCGAAGGACAAAATGCTCTCTGTTATCTGTTCTACAAAGACATTCACTGCGGCGCAGCATAAACGCATTGCCTTTGTGGAAAAACTGCAGAAACGCTTTGGGAATCGTGTGGATCTGTATGGGCGTGGCAGAAACCCCATATCTGATAAAAGAACTGCTATTGCATCTTACAAGTATCACCTTGTTCTTGAGAATAATTACATCGACAACTTCTGGACGGAAAAGTTTTCAGACACGTTGCTGGGTTACACATATCCAATTTATCTCGGTGCACCCAATATTGCGGCAAAGTGCCCGTCTGGCGCAATGCTAATTCTGCGCCCGGACAATGATGAAGCCAACCTGGACGCCATAGAGCGGTTATTGCAAGAAGATCCTTGGGAGCAGAGTCTTCCAGCTTTAAGGATGAGCCGTCAGTGGGTGCTGGATACGACCAATGTTTTTTCTCGCATGCAGCGGCTGATTGGCGAGTCTGGTTCGCACATGTTCGCTGCGCCATCTTTGAATAGTCCTGTTGCCC
It includes:
- a CDS encoding glycosyltransferase family 2 protein, with the translated sequence MKLSIIIPAYNAEKYLSEACTSLVGQTLQDWECLIVDDGSSDGTATIAQGFCSVDPRFHLLQQKNSGVSAARNKGIEVARGAYLAFLDADDIWEPNTAALFCSLLDENPDCRVTWGEAIRFDTETGEIKPIVWKNYFPMGNPWYDMLIYHYIPISAVCIRKQDLPDTMRFRTDLTHAEDRDFLLRLLKNAVAIPLNKVVLRSRQHEASVSKNADAALAGEIRVMREHLADAALPRHVRRRAESALAFRCAVIMAFTGGQYGRALLWYLKAVVCDPLNINNYLLPIRKISMTLRHALRRIF
- a CDS encoding glycosyltransferase family 10 domain-containing protein; this encodes MPAAQQPSCAFYTMHAHWPWMRQTEDGRGGMPGCRFLLNREAADTQWLAVFDEPPAQSTTQVPKERRVLFITEPPEVKPYPASYLRQFGTVISPFFIRNAPRGTVFLENPCLNWHYGVDVDSCSSDLSNLDAFRSMPIPAKDKMLSVICSTKTFTAAQHKRIAFVEKLQKRFGNRVDLYGRGRNPISDKRTAIASYKYHLVLENNYIDNFWTEKFSDTLLGYTYPIYLGAPNIAAKCPSGAMLILRPDNDEANLDAIERLLQEDPWEQSLPALRMSRQWVLDTTNVFSRMQRLIGESGSHMFAAPSLNSPVALKQSSRWQRALLKRLRRWGLYDPYCC